In the genome of Plasmodium relictum strain SGS1 genome assembly, contig: PRELSG_00_v1_36, whole genome shotgun sequence, the window tctgcTTCTCGTTTCTATTATTATCTCAACTAataatatgtaaatatattaagtacaaaaatacaatttaaaataattagcATTATTTATTGCATGAATattacttttaatttattcttcatttaaaattttaatatttgaattaaatccttttttttttttttaaagtaaataaaaaattagcgATACTtgaaatttttgttttaaaagaaattattaaaatatatactgAATccttaatattaaatattcaaTAAGTACATATTCAGTATTTATTAATCAAttgtattttaataatattaatatataacatttttatgaatattttgaacgataaattaaatatgatgtttgaatataattatttttcctAAACATTTTAGCATTTATTATTGTTACATAGaattttcaaatatttatcaatttaatttttatttaagttggtaaaattatttatttccataaatatataaatttaaataaaaaaaaaaatgaacaagaaaaaaagtgCTATCTCGAATGTTAGTTTATATCCCGGATACTACTCTCTTGTAGCTAAAGATTTCCTTATTATAGATATGttaactttaaaaatatacaataaaaaaaagaaaaaaaaagtattaaattATCTTATGAGATTTTTTATGTTCACCTTTTTAGTTTGGATGCTACAATGTTTTGATAATGTAAGATAATTAtaatacttaaaaatatttatgttttttagctattactatttttttaaactataattttattaatatgaaaaaatatttctttttaatactGAATTTTTTCTTACAATTTTAGTATGTTTCTTTTAGATTGTGGAATTacgaaaatgaattaaaaaacataCTTAATTTAGGAATTAAAAGATCATTAACAGAAAAAGAATCAAAATACCGTGAACATGTAGTTGTAACAGGAGGGACTTTAGAATCATGGAATGAGAAAGATACTATAAGAGAGAGTATAAATGTAAAAGAAGGAAATAAAATAGAGATAAAAGAGAAAGATCAAAAAATCAAAATTCATGAAAGAATTTTAGGAATAtgcaaaaataattttgaacTAATTACATCGTCAGTTGCTTTGATCAtatcaattttttcatttatgtttttagtaataaatattactTCACCTCGTTTAAATACCTA includes:
- a CDS encoding fam-h protein, producing MNKKKSAISNVSLYPGYYSLVAKDFLIIDMLTLKIYNKKKKKKVLNYLMRFFMFTFLVWMLQCFDNYVSFRLWNYENELKNILNLGIKRSLTEKESKYREHVVVTGGTLESWNEKDTIRESINVKEGNKIEIKEKDQKIKIHERILGICKNNFELITSSVALIISIFSFMFLVINITSPRLNTYLPIFELSSLSILIISLLLTYEEIKIKRKKNLTN